One Candidatus Methylomirabilota bacterium genomic window carries:
- a CDS encoding low molecular weight protein arginine phosphatase, translated as MKSVLIVCHANTARSVMAQALLERMLAHRLGLGRVRVRSAGVGPAARDGMIPSLDARLVLREEGIYLAEDAQASIDLRRHPELVAEADLILTMTVQQRLTVQMFDEGRGRAIYTLREFAGEEGDIGDPAAQGETAFRACRDEIKRYLLKSLDRFAGAKDAGAP; from the coding sequence GTGAAGAGCGTGCTGATCGTCTGTCACGCCAACACGGCCCGCAGCGTGATGGCCCAGGCCCTGCTCGAGCGGATGCTGGCGCACCGCCTCGGCCTCGGGCGCGTGCGGGTCCGTTCCGCCGGGGTCGGACCCGCCGCCCGGGACGGCATGATCCCTTCCCTCGACGCTCGCCTGGTGCTCCGCGAGGAGGGCATCTACCTGGCCGAGGATGCGCAGGCCTCCATCGACCTCCGCCGGCACCCCGAGCTCGTCGCCGAGGCCGACCTGATCCTCACCATGACGGTCCAGCAGAGGCTCACCGTGCAGATGTTCGATGAGGGCCGCGGGCGGGCCATCTATACCCTGCGCGAGTTCGCGGGGGAAGAAGGCGACATCGGCGATCCCGCCGCCCAGGGGGAGACGGCCTTCCGGGCCTGCCGCGACGAGATCAAGCGCTACCTGCTGAAGTCGCTGGATCGCTTCGCCGGCGCAAAGGACGCCGGCGCGCCGTGA